One segment of Paraburkholderia bonniea DNA contains the following:
- a CDS encoding MFS transporter — translation MTVFQWLTELTPRERNTLYAGFGGYAVDAFDFMIYSFLIPALITAWGMSKSEAGMIATASLVSSALGGWIAGILADRYGRVRVLQWTIATFAVFTFLSGFTHSFWQLLATRTLQGIGFGGEWSVVTILMAETIRSPQHRAKAVGTVQSSWSLGWAAAAIVYWGSNALLPEAYAWRACFWIGLLPALWILYIRRNVNEPEIYLTTRAKHAAGAARAHFLQIFSRAHLATTLLGSLLCAGMLGGYFALTTWLPTYLKTVRHLSVLNTSTYLAVLIAGSFTGYIVGAILSDQIGRRASFILFSVASFVLGMAYTMLPISNNMMLLLGFPLGLVMQGVFAGIGAYLSELYPNEIRGSGQGFCYNAGRGISSLFPLGVGALSQSMSFVKAIGIVAGSGYLIVIVAALCLPETKGKRLEPLL, via the coding sequence ATGACGGTATTCCAATGGCTAACCGAGCTCACACCACGCGAACGCAACACGCTCTACGCCGGTTTCGGTGGCTACGCTGTCGATGCATTCGACTTCATGATTTATTCGTTTCTGATCCCTGCGCTTATCACGGCTTGGGGCATGAGCAAAAGCGAAGCCGGCATGATCGCCACGGCCTCGCTGGTTTCGTCGGCGCTTGGTGGCTGGATAGCGGGGATTCTCGCTGACCGCTACGGCCGGGTTCGGGTGCTGCAATGGACCATCGCCACGTTCGCCGTGTTCACCTTCCTGTCTGGCTTCACCCACTCGTTCTGGCAACTATTGGCTACCCGGACGCTTCAGGGCATTGGTTTCGGCGGTGAGTGGTCTGTGGTGACGATCTTGATGGCGGAAACCATTCGCTCGCCGCAACATCGCGCCAAAGCGGTTGGGACGGTGCAAAGCAGTTGGTCGCTTGGCTGGGCGGCGGCGGCCATCGTGTACTGGGGCTCAAACGCGTTGCTGCCAGAGGCCTATGCGTGGCGCGCCTGCTTCTGGATCGGTTTGCTTCCCGCGTTGTGGATCCTCTATATCCGGCGCAACGTGAACGAACCGGAGATCTATCTCACCACGCGCGCAAAACATGCTGCAGGGGCCGCCCGCGCTCACTTTCTGCAAATTTTCTCTCGTGCTCATCTGGCCACAACCTTGCTCGGCAGCTTGCTTTGCGCGGGCATGCTCGGCGGCTATTTCGCACTCACGACGTGGTTGCCAACCTATCTGAAAACCGTGCGTCATCTCTCGGTTTTAAATACCAGCACTTATCTGGCCGTGCTGATCGCTGGCTCTTTCACGGGTTATATCGTCGGGGCCATTCTGAGCGACCAGATCGGGCGTCGCGCCTCGTTCATCCTGTTCTCCGTCGCCTCGTTCGTGCTGGGCATGGCCTACACCATGCTGCCAATCAGCAACAACATGATGCTGCTACTGGGCTTTCCGCTAGGGCTCGTCATGCAGGGGGTGTTCGCGGGCATCGGCGCTTACCTCTCCGAGCTTTATCCCAACGAGATTCGGGGCTCTGGTCAGGGGTTTTGCTATAACGCTGGGCGCGGTATCAGTTCGCTCTTTCCGCTTGGGGTGGGTGCACTCTCGCAGTCGATGTCATTCGTCAAAGCAATCGGCATCGTCGCCGGTTCAGGCTATTTGATCGTCATCGTGGCTGCGCTCTGCCTGCCAGAAACTAAAGGCAAGCGGCTTGAACCGCTGCTTTGA
- a CDS encoding ABC transporter ATP-binding protein/permease: MTSGTPYPSPSSPSSPSSTPPDDNPVSAWSLIKPYWVSEERKIAWGLLLAIIVMNLLVVAINVRLNSWSAEFYNALQAKNVHDFPRLLMVFSGLAFAFIILAVYGNYLRQMLGFRWRQWLTTHYLKEWLGGGTFYRIERDSLTDNPDQRISDDLQSFATTTLALTLDLLSTVVTLISFITILWSLAGALTIMLGSTPIHIPGYMVWAAALYAVVGSLVTQKFGHPLISINYQMQRVEADFRFGLIRLRENAEQIAFYDGMSTEEASARNLFARIRDNWWRVMKYTRRLTFVLSFYAQIATIFPLAIAAPRYFAGAFTFGVLIQISRAFGTVSDSFSWFINSYSTLVAWRATVNRLREFKRIMRSPHLKESLSPATAHGGINLHYVDAPSLSTHQLCLALPNGEMLSRIRDIAVQPGSRWLIRGASGAGKSTLMRSLAGLWPFGEGSIDAPVNARMMFIPQQSYLPIGTLKAALTYPSSTDAYSDAACQEVLQACHLADYAGRLEESGHWAKMLSPGEQQRLAAARVLLHKPDFLFLDEATSALDAKNEARLYQLFLERLPHAAIISIAHRESLAAFHNETLEVERLVESAAG, from the coding sequence ATGACATCCGGCACACCGTACCCCTCCCCCAGCTCTCCCAGCTCCCCCAGCTCAACGCCGCCCGATGACAATCCGGTCTCGGCGTGGAGCCTGATCAAGCCGTACTGGGTCTCCGAAGAACGCAAGATCGCATGGGGCCTGCTGCTTGCGATCATCGTGATGAACCTGCTGGTGGTTGCCATCAACGTCCGGCTTAACAGCTGGAGCGCGGAGTTCTATAACGCGCTGCAAGCCAAAAATGTGCATGACTTTCCACGTTTGCTGATGGTTTTCAGCGGGCTAGCGTTCGCCTTCATCATCCTGGCGGTGTACGGCAATTACCTGCGGCAGATGCTCGGCTTTCGCTGGCGCCAATGGCTCACCACCCACTACCTGAAAGAGTGGCTCGGCGGCGGCACCTTCTATCGGATCGAGCGCGACAGCCTTACCGACAACCCCGACCAGCGAATCAGCGACGACCTGCAATCGTTCGCCACCACTACCCTCGCGCTGACGCTCGATCTGCTGTCGACCGTCGTCACGCTGATTTCATTTATTACGATCCTGTGGTCGCTCGCGGGGGCGCTGACCATCATGCTGGGTTCGACGCCAATCCATATCCCCGGCTATATGGTGTGGGCCGCCGCGCTATATGCCGTAGTCGGCTCACTGGTGACCCAGAAGTTTGGCCATCCGCTGATCTCGATCAACTACCAGATGCAGCGCGTCGAGGCTGACTTCCGTTTCGGCCTGATCCGGCTGCGCGAGAACGCTGAGCAAATCGCGTTCTACGACGGTATGAGCACCGAAGAAGCCAGCGCCCGAAACCTGTTCGCCCGGATCCGCGACAACTGGTGGCGCGTGATGAAGTACACAAGGCGTCTTACGTTCGTGCTGAGTTTTTACGCCCAGATAGCGACTATTTTTCCGCTGGCGATAGCAGCCCCGCGCTATTTCGCCGGGGCTTTTACGTTCGGCGTGCTGATACAGATCTCGCGGGCATTTGGCACCGTCAGCGATTCGTTTTCGTGGTTTATCAACAGCTACAGCACGCTAGTCGCCTGGCGTGCCACCGTGAACCGGCTGCGAGAATTCAAGCGCATCATGCGCTCGCCGCATTTGAAGGAATCGCTCTCGCCAGCCACGGCCCATGGCGGTATCAATCTGCATTACGTCGATGCCCCCAGCTTGAGCACGCACCAGCTCTGCCTCGCGCTGCCTAACGGCGAGATGCTTTCGCGGATTCGGGATATTGCGGTGCAGCCCGGCTCACGCTGGCTCATCCGTGGGGCTTCGGGTGCAGGAAAAAGCACGCTGATGCGCTCGCTCGCGGGGTTATGGCCGTTTGGCGAGGGCTCAATCGACGCGCCCGTCAATGCCCGGATGATGTTCATCCCGCAACAAAGCTATCTGCCGATTGGCACACTGAAAGCGGCCCTCACGTACCCGTCGTCGACGGATGCCTATAGCGACGCGGCGTGTCAGGAAGTGCTACAGGCATGCCACCTGGCAGACTATGCCGGGCGTCTGGAAGAGTCCGGCCACTGGGCCAAAATGCTCTCGCCCGGCGAACAGCAACGCCTCGCCGCCGCCCGGGTGCTGTTGCACAAGCCCGATTTCCTGTTTCTCGACGAGGCCACCAGCGCGCTCGATGCCAAAAACGAGGCCAGGCTTTACCAGTTGTTTCTCGAACGCCTGCCGCACGCGGCGATCATCAGCATCGCGCACCGGGAATCGCTCGCGGCTTTCCACAACGAGACGCTTGAAGTCGAGCGGTTGGTGGAATCTGCTGCGGGTTGA